From one Streptomyces sp. N50 genomic stretch:
- a CDS encoding endonuclease/exonuclease/phosphatase family protein: MGAAGAFAFTALPTASATPSASAVIAEVYGGGGNSGATLTRDFVELGNAGSAAYDLSGYSVQYLPGTPSSGSTWQVTALTGAIAPGARYLVGEGTGSGGTTALPTTDATGSIAMSATSGTIALVSGTTALTCKTAADCAADPSIVDLTGYGTAVVREGSGPATGASNTAAVARADSLADTDDNAADFTAGTPTPVNSAGQTPGSGDGGGDGGDGGSPTDPGTVRVHDIQGTTRLSPYSGQTVTRVPGIVTGVRSSGSLGYWIQDPTPDTDPRTSEAVFVYTGSTKPTVAVGDSVLVTGKVSEYYPSSTSQSNTEIGGPTTTVLSSGNALPDAVALNATSVPDAYIPTASGGSIESLPLQPAVYAQDFYESLEGMRVTFADARVVGASDAYGELWVTVKPNENATARGGTLYSSYDQPNTGRIEVMSLDTTSTFPAANVGDELSGTTTGPLDYSTYGGYNVQATQLGTLVDKGLKQEVTRRQKKDELAVATYNVENLDALDTQEKFDRLAEGVAVNLNSPDIVALEEIQDDNGATNDGTVTAEGTLKRFTDAVRAAGGPAYKWRYISPTNNADGGEPGGNIRQVFLFNPKRVSFTDHKGGDATTATSVVKTRKGVELTYSPGRIDPTNAAWEDSRKPLVGEFTFQGEQVFVIANHFISKGGDQPIHGRYQPPARSSETQRAAQAAEVNTFVKSLLAADKNAKAVVLGDLNDYEFSQTVTTLTADKVLKPLITTLPAAERYTYVYDGNSQTLDHILTSPAVTSFNYDVVHINAEFADQASDHDPQIVRIDLSKCRRH; encoded by the coding sequence GTGGGCGCGGCGGGAGCCTTCGCCTTCACCGCCCTGCCCACCGCGTCCGCAACTCCCTCTGCCTCAGCGGTGATTGCCGAGGTGTACGGCGGCGGGGGCAACTCGGGAGCCACCCTGACCCGGGACTTCGTCGAACTCGGCAACGCCGGTTCGGCGGCCTACGACCTGTCGGGCTACAGCGTCCAGTACCTGCCCGGTACGCCGTCCTCCGGCTCCACTTGGCAGGTCACCGCCCTCACCGGCGCGATCGCCCCCGGCGCCCGCTACCTGGTCGGCGAGGGCACCGGCAGCGGCGGCACGACCGCGCTGCCCACCACCGACGCCACCGGTTCGATCGCGATGAGCGCGACCTCCGGCACGATCGCCCTGGTCTCCGGCACCACCGCGCTGACCTGCAAGACCGCCGCGGACTGCGCGGCCGACCCGAGCATCGTCGACCTCACGGGCTACGGCACCGCGGTCGTCCGCGAGGGCAGCGGCCCGGCCACCGGCGCCTCCAACACGGCCGCGGTCGCCCGCGCCGACTCGCTCGCGGACACCGACGACAACGCGGCCGACTTCACCGCCGGCACCCCGACACCGGTCAACTCGGCGGGCCAGACGCCCGGTTCGGGCGACGGCGGCGGTGACGGTGGCGACGGCGGCTCGCCGACCGACCCCGGCACGGTCCGCGTCCACGACATCCAGGGCACGACCCGCCTCTCGCCGTACTCCGGCCAGACGGTCACCCGCGTCCCCGGCATCGTCACCGGCGTCCGCAGTAGTGGCTCCCTCGGCTACTGGATCCAGGACCCGACCCCGGACACCGACCCGCGCACCAGCGAGGCGGTCTTCGTCTACACCGGCTCCACCAAGCCGACCGTGGCGGTGGGCGATTCGGTCCTGGTCACCGGCAAGGTCAGCGAGTACTACCCGAGCAGCACCAGCCAGTCGAACACCGAGATCGGCGGCCCGACCACCACGGTCCTCTCCAGCGGCAACGCGCTTCCCGACGCCGTCGCGCTGAACGCCACCTCGGTCCCCGACGCCTACATCCCGACCGCGTCCGGCGGCAGCATCGAGTCCCTCCCGCTCCAACCCGCCGTCTACGCCCAGGACTTCTACGAGTCCCTGGAGGGCATGCGGGTCACCTTCGCCGACGCGAGGGTGGTCGGCGCTTCGGACGCCTACGGCGAACTGTGGGTCACGGTCAAGCCGAACGAGAACGCCACGGCACGCGGCGGCACCCTGTACTCGTCGTACGACCAGCCCAACACGGGCCGTATAGAGGTCATGTCGCTCGACACCACCTCAACGTTCCCCGCGGCCAACGTAGGTGACGAACTCTCAGGTACGACCACGGGCCCCCTCGACTACTCCACCTACGGCGGCTACAACGTCCAGGCCACCCAGCTCGGCACACTCGTCGACAAGGGCCTGAAGCAGGAAGTGACTCGCCGTCAGAAGAAGGACGAGCTCGCGGTCGCCACGTACAACGTGGAGAACCTGGACGCGCTCGACACCCAGGAGAAGTTCGACCGGCTCGCCGAGGGCGTCGCGGTCAACCTCAACTCGCCCGACATCGTGGCCCTGGAGGAGATCCAGGACGACAACGGCGCGACGAACGACGGCACGGTGACGGCCGAGGGCACCCTGAAGCGCTTCACGGACGCGGTCCGCGCGGCCGGCGGCCCGGCGTACAAGTGGCGTTACATCTCGCCGACGAACAACGCGGACGGCGGCGAGCCCGGCGGCAACATCCGCCAGGTCTTCCTCTTCAACCCCAAGCGGGTCTCCTTCACCGACCACAAGGGCGGCGACGCGACCACCGCCACGAGCGTGGTGAAGACCCGCAAGGGCGTCGAACTCACCTACTCCCCGGGCCGTATCGACCCGACCAACGCGGCCTGGGAGGACAGCCGCAAGCCGCTGGTCGGCGAGTTCACCTTCCAGGGCGAGCAGGTCTTCGTGATCGCCAACCACTTCATCTCCAAGGGCGGCGACCAGCCCATCCACGGCCGCTACCAGCCCCCGGCCCGCAGCTCGGAGACCCAGCGCGCGGCCCAGGCGGCAGAGGTCAACACCTTCGTCAAGTCCCTCCTCGCAGCCGACAAGAACGCCAAGGCGGTCGTCCTCGGCGACCTGAACGACTACGAGTTCTCCCAGACGGTGACCACCCTGACGGCCGACAAGGTCCTCAAGCCCCTGATCACCACCCTCCCCGCCGCCGAGCGCTACACCTACGTCTACGACGGCAACTCCCAGACCCTGGACCACATCCTGACCAGCCCCGCGGTGACGTCCTTCAACTACGACGTCGTCCACATCAACGCGGAATTCGCAGACCAGGCAAGCGACCACGACCCCCAGATAGTCCGCATCGACCTCTCGAAGTGCCGTAGGCACTAA
- a CDS encoding acyltransferase, which produces MGSLSGGRDRYVDFLRAWAIVLVVFGHWLITGLVRDPNGAISAPELLATVRWTQWLTLGFQIMPLFFLAGGHAAGGSWERARNEGRTATGWVGQRALRLLLPAGVYSGLVLAAVAICSAAGVDPGILALVGWALAMQFWFLPVYLLLSAATPLLYAAHRRWGLRVPVVMGVVAVVADGLVVTVHAPVVGLLNYVLVWGVAYQLGFCWRDLLLTERSALAACMAVGGAVAFAALVVLGPFPVSLILVTGQSPSNTNPPSAAMLAWAVGQVGVALLLAPVLRRLLEGEQLWRVVRPLGGVSMTLYLWHMLPVLIVAAAFYLTGVAPEPAYGSGSWWVLRVPWVVVLGVVLVGVVRALGPLERGLSVVYERTRPGDVPRRAWALWGGVAASVSALIWFAGHGFAYGGRFPVLPAAGLAVGVGLVMTAGRSVVDPVVRLGV; this is translated from the coding sequence ATGGGGAGCTTGAGCGGGGGCCGGGATCGCTACGTCGACTTCTTGCGGGCGTGGGCGATCGTGCTGGTGGTGTTCGGGCACTGGCTGATCACCGGGCTGGTGCGGGACCCCAACGGGGCGATCAGCGCACCGGAGTTGCTCGCGACCGTGCGCTGGACCCAGTGGCTGACCCTGGGGTTCCAGATCATGCCGCTGTTCTTCCTGGCCGGCGGGCACGCGGCGGGCGGTTCGTGGGAGCGGGCGCGCAACGAGGGCCGTACGGCGACCGGTTGGGTGGGACAGCGGGCGCTACGGCTGCTGCTGCCTGCCGGGGTGTACAGCGGGCTGGTGCTGGCCGCCGTCGCGATCTGCTCGGCGGCCGGGGTGGACCCGGGCATCCTCGCGCTCGTCGGGTGGGCGTTGGCGATGCAGTTCTGGTTCTTGCCGGTGTATCTGTTGCTCAGTGCGGCAACTCCCCTTCTGTACGCGGCACATCGGCGGTGGGGGTTGCGGGTGCCGGTGGTGATGGGGGTGGTCGCGGTCGTCGCGGACGGGCTGGTGGTCACCGTGCACGCGCCCGTCGTAGGGCTGCTCAACTACGTGCTCGTGTGGGGCGTTGCCTATCAACTGGGGTTCTGTTGGCGGGACTTGCTGCTCACGGAGCGGTCCGCTCTCGCCGCCTGCATGGCCGTGGGCGGTGCCGTCGCCTTCGCCGCGCTCGTCGTCCTCGGGCCGTTCCCGGTGAGTCTGATTCTGGTGACCGGGCAGAGTCCGAGTAACACCAATCCCCCGTCCGCCGCGATGCTGGCCTGGGCGGTTGGGCAGGTGGGGGTGGCGCTGCTGCTTGCGCCGGTGCTGCGGCGGCTGTTGGAGGGTGAGCAACTCTGGCGCGTGGTACGGCCGTTGGGGGGCGTGAGTATGACGCTCTACCTGTGGCACATGCTGCCGGTGCTGATTGTCGCCGCCGCGTTCTATCTCACCGGGGTCGCGCCCGAACCGGCCTACGGGTCCGGGAGTTGGTGGGTGCTGCGGGTGCCGTGGGTGGTTGTGCTCGGGGTGGTGCTGGTGGGGGTCGTAAGGGCGCTGGGGCCGTTGGAGCGGGGGCTCTCCGTGGTGTACGAGCGGACGCGGCCCGGTGATGTTCCGCGTCGGGCTTGGGCGTTGTGGGGCGGGGTGGCGGCGAGTGTGAGTGCGCTGATCTGGTTTGCCGGGCATGGGTTCGCCTATGGCGGGCGGTTCCCGGTGTTGCCTGCGGCGGGGCTTGCGGTGGGGGTGGGGCTGGTCATGACGGCGGGGCGGAGTGTGGTGGACCCGGTTGTGCGCCTCGGCGTCTGA
- a CDS encoding chitinase, whose translation MRTRSRSRSLTRSLARSATRSLSRSLVSAALLTGALAAAGLTAATPASAASSPNAWPAHVFAPYFDAGSGNVSLTDVANNYGTKFFTAAFVDGPGCQWQVPGQSALQSQIDGIRGLGGDVSVSFGGYTSDTALTEIGDSCSSPEAAAAQIENVITTFNLSHVDFDIESASLTNSSGIDRRDKALAQVRTWAANNGRALSISVTLPALPSGLSGDGLNVLNNARSNGFTPDVVNLMTMDYGSSGADMGNAANTSVDAAAGQVASAFGISTSAAYAKLGNTPMIGQNDSAGEVFTLDSARSVEAFDASRGIALTSYWSQNRDNGGCAGSTSAQSTCSGVSQNSGDFARIFQAFTSGSSSGGGGTGSTVQSLPGTWAQCASENGTCAVSGTTAVAYGASGRFTYATETGSTPCTNAVFGDPISGTAKSCYGQTAPPATNVWTSCAAEGGTCAFSGVMTVAYGAGSSFNYATLPGGTACSNAVFGDPAANTAKSCYLIGAPPSFATWTNCAAEEGTCTFSGTHEVAYGAAGRYVYRSVSGSTGCSNGVFGDPVSGTAKSCYVQ comes from the coding sequence ATGCGTACCCGATCGAGATCCCGTTCTCTCACCCGTTCCCTCGCCCGTTCTGCCACCCGCTCCCTGTCCCGCTCTCTCGTCTCCGCCGCCCTGCTGACCGGAGCCCTCGCGGCGGCCGGCCTCACCGCGGCGACCCCCGCGTCGGCGGCCTCTTCCCCGAATGCCTGGCCCGCCCACGTCTTCGCCCCGTACTTCGACGCGGGCTCGGGAAACGTTTCCCTCACCGACGTGGCCAACAACTACGGCACCAAGTTCTTCACCGCCGCGTTCGTCGACGGCCCCGGCTGTCAGTGGCAGGTGCCGGGCCAGTCCGCCCTCCAGTCGCAGATCGACGGCATCCGCGGCCTCGGCGGCGACGTCTCCGTCTCCTTCGGCGGCTACACCTCCGACACCGCGCTCACCGAGATCGGCGACTCCTGTTCCAGCCCGGAGGCGGCCGCGGCGCAGATCGAGAACGTCATCACCACCTTCAACCTCTCGCACGTCGACTTCGACATCGAATCGGCGTCCCTCACCAACTCCTCCGGCATCGACCGCCGCGACAAGGCCCTTGCCCAGGTGCGCACTTGGGCCGCGAACAACGGCCGCGCGCTGTCGATCTCCGTCACCCTCCCCGCCCTCCCCAGCGGCCTCTCGGGCGACGGACTGAACGTCCTCAACAACGCGCGCTCCAACGGCTTCACCCCGGACGTCGTCAACCTGATGACCATGGACTACGGCTCCTCGGGCGCCGACATGGGCAACGCGGCCAACACATCCGTGGACGCGGCGGCGGGCCAGGTCGCGAGCGCGTTCGGCATCTCCACCTCCGCCGCCTACGCCAAGCTCGGCAACACCCCGATGATCGGCCAGAACGACAGCGCCGGCGAGGTCTTCACCCTCGACAGCGCCCGCAGTGTCGAGGCCTTCGACGCCTCACGGGGGATCGCGCTCACGTCGTACTGGTCGCAGAACCGCGACAACGGCGGCTGCGCGGGCTCGACTTCGGCGCAGAGCACCTGCAGCGGCGTCAGCCAGAACTCCGGTGACTTCGCCCGCATCTTCCAGGCGTTCACCTCCGGCAGCAGCAGCGGTGGCGGGGGCACCGGCTCAACTGTGCAGTCCCTGCCCGGGACTTGGGCCCAGTGCGCGAGCGAGAACGGCACTTGCGCGGTCAGCGGCACGACCGCCGTGGCCTACGGCGCGAGCGGCAGGTTCACCTACGCGACGGAGACCGGCTCCACGCCCTGCACCAACGCGGTCTTCGGCGACCCGATCTCCGGCACCGCCAAGTCCTGCTACGGCCAGACCGCCCCGCCCGCGACCAACGTCTGGACCTCCTGCGCCGCCGAGGGTGGCACCTGCGCCTTCTCCGGCGTGATGACGGTGGCCTACGGCGCGGGCAGTTCCTTCAACTACGCGACCCTGCCCGGCGGTACGGCGTGCTCCAACGCGGTGTTCGGCGACCCGGCCGCCAACACCGCCAAATCCTGCTACCTGATCGGCGCACCGCCATCCTTCGCCACGTGGACCAACTGCGCTGCGGAGGAAGGCACTTGCACCTTCTCCGGCACCCACGAGGTGGCGTACGGCGCGGCGGGACGGTACGTGTACCGGTCCGTGTCCGGGTCCACCGGGTGCAGCAACGGGGTCTTCGGTGACCCCGTGTCCGGTACCGCGAAGTCCTGCTACGTGCAGTAA